The genomic stretch CCCGTCCCTCCCCGCGCTGGGGCCTGGCCCTGCACCGCTGCTCAGTGACGCCGTCCTCACGCCCGGCCCCGGGGCCCGCCCTGGCTCTGCTGCGTGAGGGCTGCCCCGCCGACACCTCTGTCGCCTtcccgccaccgccgccgccgagCCCGGGTGCCACCCGCCCCGCGCGTTTCAGCTTCCGCCTGCGCCCGGTCTTCAACGCCTCGGTGCAGTTCCTGCACTGCCAGCTGAGCCGCTGCCGCCGCCTCCGGGGAGTCCGCCGGGCGCCTGCGCCTCTGACGCCGCCGCCGCCATCGCGGGTGCGCGGGCGCAGAGCCTGGAATCCGGGCGCCGGGGCCCTTCGGGGGCTGGGCACGAGCGACTCTGGCAGTGGAAAGAGGATACTCTCGGGGTCTGAGGatctgggggttgggggaggtggggcGCAAGGGTCCATCTCTGCCGACAGAGTTTCTTTGGGGACAGTGTGGACACTGGGTTCCCCCATGGACAGCTCTGGAATCCTTCAGGGCTGGGGGTTGGATGCAGAAGGCCACTAAGGGGACACATTTCTGGGAACCTGGTGCTGGGCCTCACATGCTAGGTGCTGGGAGACACGGACCATGCGATCTTGTGGGGCTGGGATTTGGGGTCCTTAGGGGCTGGGCGGCTAGCCACTTGTATGCGTAGGGGCTGGGCTCAGGGCACCCTAAGGGGCCGGATTTCCAGGGGTCCCATCTTGGCTGTGGTGGAGAGCTGGACTCAGGTCTCTCTTGGGGGCCCTGGGGACCAGAGCCACGATCCCGGTGCCCTGATGTCCCCGTCTCTTCCCCACCTTCCTCTCCCCCAGTGTCTGCCTCAGGACGAGGCGTGCGCCGACACTGGCAGTGGCAGCGCCGAGGGCCTGGCTGCTGACGGCCCCCACCTGCACACGCTGACGCAGCCTATCGTGGTCACCGTGCCGCGGCCGCCCCCCAGTGAGCACGCAGTCCTCCTCCGCATGGGGCCGTGGGGCGGCAGAGCGGGTGGGAAGGACGCCTGGGAGCTGGACCCAGTCTCAGCGTGGCACTTCCCACAGGGCCGCCCAAGAGTGTCCCCGGCCGCGCCGTGCGCCCTGAGCCTCCCGCGCCGGCCCCCGCGGCCCTGGAACCCGCGCCGGTGGTGGCGCTGGTGTTGGCAGCCTTCGTGCTGGGCGCCGCGCTGGCCGCCGGGCTGGGCCTCGTCTGTGCGCACTCAGGTACCGACGACCTCCGCCAAGCCGGGCCCCCAGTCTAATCCCGCGCGTCGGGACCCGGGGCGGCCGCGATCCCGCCTGCGGGGCCTGATCAACCCTAGCTAGGCCTGCCTCCGCGATGCCCGCAGCAGCCCCCAGGGGCCGCCCTTAGCCTGGCGTGGCGCGCAGCAGCCCTTCTGCAGCTCGCCTCTCCCTTACAGCGCCCCACGCCCCTGGCCCGCCCGCGAGAGCCTCGCCCAGCGGTCCCCAGCCCAGGAGGTCCCAGTGAGGAAGGTAGGTATGGAGGTGGAGGGAGCTGGGTGAGGTAGGAGATCTGACAGTGACGCTTCCTAGCGCTTAGTTCGTGCCAggcattgtgggttttttttgttttgttttgttttgttttttgagacggagtttcgctcttgttgcccaggcaggagtgcaatggcgcgatctcggctcgg from Pan paniscus chromosome 20, NHGRI_mPanPan1-v2.0_pri, whole genome shotgun sequence encodes the following:
- the TGFBR3L gene encoding transforming growth factor-beta receptor type 3-like protein isoform X6 translates to MGESAAATASLFQRRRRGRGGRVTFPGGLKGSARFLSFGPPFPAPPAPPFPAAPGPWLRRPLFSLKLSDTEDVFPRRAGPLEVPADSRVFVQAALARPSPRWGLALHRCSVTPSSRPAPGPALALLREGCPADTSVAFPPPPPPSPGATRPARFSFRLRPVFNASVQFLHCQLSRCRRLRGVRRAPAPLTPPPPSRVRGRRAWNPGAGALRGLGTSDSGSGKRILSGVCLRTRRAPTLAVAAPRAWLLTAPTCTR
- the TGFBR3L gene encoding transforming growth factor-beta receptor type 3-like protein isoform X1 codes for the protein MGESAAATASLFQRRRRGRGGRVTFPGGLKGSARFLSFGPPFPAPPAPPFPAAPGPWLRRPLFSLKLSDTEDVFPRRAGPLEVPADSRVFVQAALARPSPRWGLALHRCSVTPSSRPAPGPALALLREGCPADTSVAFPPPPPPSPGATRPARFSFRLRPVFNASVQFLHCQLSRCRRLRGVRRAPAPLTPPPPSRCLPQDEACADTGSGSAEGLAADGPHLHTLTQPIVVTVPRPPPSEHAVLLRMGPWGGRAGGKDAWELDPVSAWHFPQGRPRVSPAAPCALSLPRRPPRPWNPRRWWRWCWQPSCWAPRWPPGWASSVRTQRPTPLARPREPRPAVPSPGGPSEEGRSAMARSRLGAISAHRNLCLPGSSDSPASAS
- the TGFBR3L gene encoding transforming growth factor-beta receptor type 3-like protein isoform X3, coding for MGESAAATASLFQRRRRGRGGRVTFPGGLKGSARFLSFGPPFPAPPAPPFPAAPGPWLRRPLFSLKLSDTEDVFPRRAGPLEVPADSRVFVQAALARPSPRWGLALHRCSVTPSSRPAPGPALALLREGCPADTSVAFPPPPPPSPGATRPARFSFRLRPVFNASVQFLHCQLSRCRRLRGVRRAPAPLTPPPPSRCLPQDEACADTGSGSAEGLAADGPHLHTLTQPIVVTVPRPPPRPPKSVPGRAVRPEPPAPAPAALEPAPVVALVLAAFVLGAALAAGLGLVCAHSGMVRPQRGREIHPATNSGPGPRGPDPPPWTSDLMGPRPLRFSPPPVPPTCAQNKPLD
- the TGFBR3L gene encoding transforming growth factor-beta receptor type 3-like protein isoform X4: MGESAAATASLFQRRRRGRGGRVTFPGGLKGSARFLSFGPPFPAPPAPPFPAAPGPWLRRPLFSLKLSDTEDVFPRRAGPLEVPADSRVFVQAALARPSPRWGLALHRCSVTPSSRPAPGPALALLREGCPADTSVAFPPPPPPSPGATRPARFSFRLRPVFNASVQFLHCQLSRCRRLRGVRRAPAPLTPPPPSRCLPQDEACADTGSGSAEGLAADGPHLHTLTQPIVVTVPRPPPRPPKSVPGRAVRPEPPAPAPAALEPAPVVALVLAAFVLGAALAAGLGLVCAHSAPHAPGPPARASPSGPQPRRSQ
- the TGFBR3L gene encoding transforming growth factor-beta receptor type 3-like protein isoform X2, yielding MGESAAATASLFQRRRRGRGGRVTFPGGLKGSARFLSFGPPFPAPPAPPFPAAPGPWLRRPLFSLKLSDTEDVFPRRAGPLEVPADSRVFVQAALARPSPRWGLALHRCSVTPSSRPAPGPALALLREGCPADTSVAFPPPPPPSPGATRPARFSFRLRPVFNASVQFLHCQLSRCRRLRGVRRAPAPLTPPPPSRCLPQDEACADTGSGSAEGLAADGPHLHTLTQPIVVTVPRPPPSEHAVLLRMGPWGGRAGGKDAWELDPVSAWHFPQGRPRVSPAAPCALSLPRRPPRPWNPRRWWRWCWQPSCWAPRWPPGWASSVRTQRPTPLARPREPRPAVPSPGGPSEEDRWKRLVVCWEGRWPA
- the TGFBR3L gene encoding transforming growth factor-beta receptor type 3-like protein isoform X5 yields the protein MGESAAATASLFQRRRRGRGGRVTFPGGLKGSARFLSFGPPFPAPPAPPFPAAPGPWLRRPLFSLKLSDTEDVFPRRAGPLEVPADSRVFVQCLPQDEACADTGSGSAEGLAADGPHLHTLTQPIVVTVPRPPPSEHAVLLRMGPWGGRAGGKDAWELDPVSAWHFPQGRPRVSPAAPCALSLPRRPPRPWNPRRWWRWCWQPSCWAPRWPPGWASSVRTQRPTPLARPREPRPAVPSPGGPSEEGRSAMARSRLGAISAHRNLCLPGSSDSPASAS